The following DNA comes from Naumovozyma castellii chromosome 4, complete genome.
GAACTTTCAACAGAGGGTTCGAGTATCAGCAGCAATGATAATAGCACTGACAGTAGTGAAAGCATAACTTCTGCAGATGAAGGAATGGAGAACAGACCAATAGATGGGGAAGATGATTCTCATGAACTATTTGATGAACTTTTAGATAATGTTATGACGGAAtcgaataataatactttcTTGACGGATTCACAAGATTCAAACCCAATGTTTGATGTATCTAAGTATATTTTCGAGTCACTAAATCAAGCTATTGAATCTACTGATTTCTCAACTGCCTTATCTTTGCAAACTAAAACATCTGCAGTAATTAATTCCAAAAGTttagaattgaaacaattaattgatcaaaCTAGGCAGAAATTAACACATTTTCAAGATAGATTTGATAAGGGGACTCTAGTATCTGCTCAAATAAAgagaaatttgaatgaatctAGAAGTAAAGTAAAGAGAATCAATGATATGCTGGGTACTGATTACccaattgaatttaatcAAGCAAGAGATAAAATACTGGAAAGGCAGCTTGAAACTTCTGATACTT
Coding sequences within:
- the KXD1 gene encoding Kxd1p (ancestral locus Anc_6.202) translates to MNNRTNNSHNNDTTISDDTTERPHTPSISSQSYVIPLTDEMASELSTEGSSISSNDNSTDSSESITSADEGMENRPIDGEDDSHELFDELLDNVMTESNNNTFLTDSQDSNPMFDVSKYIFESLNQAIESTDFSTALSLQTKTSAVINSKSLELKQLIDQTRQKLTHFQDRFDKGTLVSAQIKRNLNESRSKVKRINDMLGTDYPIEFNQARDKILERQLETSDTSDTDNNTNI